The genomic DNA TTTACCGGTCCGGCGACCCCGATGGCAAAAACCGGGGTGGCAGGCTCACATTGCGCGCACACGCGCACCGAAATTTAACACTTGGCAAGGTTTTCACAGCCGTTCGAGCAAACCATCGAATTCGGGATAAGTCTATTGTTTTGTCTGGAAATTCCGGACTCGCTGCACACCTAATTTTGAGATTGAAATCGCCCGCTATCTCTCGCAGTTGATGGGCCGGACAAACGCGGTGCTATCTTGAATTAACGATCTCAAAAAAGTTAGGAAACCTAGTGAAATGAATTTAACGATAACCCCACACATTATGCGCTTGGCCGTTGCGCTCGCGGCCGGCGTGTCTGCCATGCTGATCGCGTCGACGGCCTGCGCGCAACTCGGCGGCACGATGCCTGCCACGCCGCGCGCCGGGAGCGCGGCCGTCGCGAATCACATGGCCGACGCCAGCATCCGGATCCGCGCGTGGACCGACGAAGGCGGCACGAAGATTCACGAATACGCGACCGGCGACGGACTGATATTCGCCTACACGTGGGAAGGCCCGACGATGCCCAACCTCGACGGGCTGCTGGGCCGGTACAGCGCGTCTTATCGCGCGAAAGCGGCCGAGCTTGCCGGCGCACGAAACAGCCTGCATGCGTCGCGCGTCGCGCAGCCCGACCTGATTGTCGATTCCGGTGGACAGATGCGCAGTTACGTGGGCCGCGCATGGCTGCCGACGGTGATACCGCCCGGCATTTCGCCCGCGGACTTGCAATGACGGAGAACTCTCGTGGACACGCGAATCGCTCTTCTTCACCCCGGTGCTGTCCTCCACACTTTGCAGGCCCAATACGCGAAACTCGCGCTCGCGGCCGGACTGGCCAGCCACACAGTCGCGGTGGCGATGGTCCTCGTTTCGGTAGCGGCACTGACCGGATGCGGCGGCGGCAGGGGCGCCGAACAGCCGCCCATCGCGGCCGGCCCCGCGAATCCGCCCAGCGACGAACCGCCCGCGCCCCCCTCCCCTTCATCGCCGTCCGTCCCGCAGTCGAGCACGCCGAACGTGCAACCGATTGCCGTCAACGCATTGCCGAGCCGCGTGCGCAACATGCTGACGACGAGCGTCACGGTCTGCGCGCCCTCGACCAGCGAGTGCGCGACGATCGACAATGTGCAGGTCGATACCGGATCGAGCGGGCTGCGCATTCTTGCATCCGCGCTGCCGGCCTCGCTTGAATTGCCAGCGGTGGCCGGCGCCGGCGCCGGCGGTGCGGCAGGCGTCGGCACCATCAGCGGCGCATGCGGTGTGTTCGGCAGCGGGTACACGTGGGGCGCGGTGCGAACCGCCGACGTGCGCATGGCCGGGCAGATCGCCGCGGCGCTGCCGATTCAGGTAATCGCCGACCCGTCCTTGCCGACCGTCCCCAGCGACTGCGCGAGTTCAGGCCCACCGATGATGTCGCCGGCGACGCTGCGTGTGAACGGCATTCTCGGTGTCGGCCTTTTCGCCACCGACTGCGGCAGCGCATGCACACGCAACGCGCTGCCGCGCTGGTACTACACCTGCGTGTCCGGCGGGGCATGCACGTCGGGTTCGCAGCCGCTCGCCTCGCAAATCGGCAATCCGGTCGCCGACTTCGCGGAGAACAACAACGGCGTGATCATCGAGTTGCCGGCGATTCCGGACACCGGCGTGCAATCCATCACGGGCCAGCTGATTTTCGGTATCGGCACGCAGGCGAACAACACGCTCGGCGGCGCGACCGTGATCAGAACGAATACGCAGACCGGCCGCATCGTAACGAAGGCGGATGGGCTGACGTGGCCGAACAGCTTTATCGACAGCGGCTCGAACGGCATATTCTTTGCCGCGACGCTGAACCAGTGCGGCGTGTGGTACTGCCCGCCGTCCAGCGCGACGCAAACGGCCACGATGACCGGCACGGACGGCGCCGCTGTCACGCTCTCGTTTCCGGTCGGCAACGCGCAGACGCTGTTCGCCAGTGCGAACAACGCATTCGACAACCTCGCGGGGCCGTCGAACACGATGTTCGACTGGGGACTGCCGTTTTTCTTCGGACGGCGTGTCTATACCGCGATCGAGACGCGCGCGACCGCCGCGGGCAACGGGCCGTACTACGCGTTCTGAATCGCGGCGCAGCGCGTGGCAAGCCGGCTAGCCGGCTTGCTGCCCTTCCAGCCGTTCCAGCGCCCGCTACCCCTTCGACCGCGCGCCAACGACACGAATCTCGACGCGCCGGTCGCCCGCCAGGCAATCAATCAAGGCCGCGCGATCGCGCATCGCACACGCACTGCCCGGCTGTGCCTTGCCGAGACCACGCGCATCGATCGGCACGCTCACGCCGCTGTCCGCCAGATAGCGCCGCACAGTATCGGCGCGCAGCCACGACAGACGCAGGTTGTAGCCGTCCGACCCGAGCCTGTCCGTGTAGCCCGATACGACAAGCCGCTCGATGGCGTCGAGCGCGTGCAGGCGCACCGCAATGCGGTCGAGCTGCCGGCGCCCTTCGTCGCTGATCGCCGCGAGATCGCCGCGACCAAACTCGAACAGCGCATCGGCCGACAGCGAAATGACCTCCGGCTCCTGCGGAACCGGTCGCTCGACCGTACAGGCGGCGAGCGCCTGTTCAGCTTCGCGCAACGGCGTCTGCAGGTGTTCGGTGCGCTGCTGCGCGGTCGAGAACGCGCGCGTCCATGCATCGTGCCCTGCGCGCGTCAGTTCGACTTCAGCGCATGCGGCCCGCTTCTGAGCCGGTGGACATGCGGCGAAACGACTGTCGGCTTTGAGCGCATTCAGTTGCGCCCATAAATCCGGCCGCACGGGTACCGATGTGCGCAAGCGTGACGCTTCGGCGGTCTTTCGATGATCGGCACTGACGTCCGATACGGGCACTGCGTCGACGGCACCCGCGCCTCCCGTCGCGCTATAGCTGGCGCTCATGCCCGATTCGAGCCCGTCGATCAGCGCCGTTGCCTCGCCGATCGATTCCTCGACGAAGCCCCACTCATCACGCGCCGCAAAGGCCGCCCGACCGGTGTCGATCCAGCATTGCGCCTTCGCGCCCACATACGAATCTCTCTTCGGCCCGAACTGGTCGAGCCTTGCCTGCAACGCATCGAGCGTCGCACCGCGGCGCTTGATCGGCGTGTACGTGTCGGTCCATTGCTTCACTGCCGCGCCCGCTGCTGCGTCCTGCGGCGTACCAAATCCGCGCTGCGTGACCGACGGATCGCGGATATCGAGTTTCTCGCGCGCCACCTCGCTTGCGCACCCCGAAAAGGTGGCGAGCGCGGCCGCGACGACGACCCATTGCTTCATTTCGTTCCCTCGCGCATGCGC from Paraburkholderia edwinii includes the following:
- a CDS encoding DUF2844 domain-containing protein; the protein is MLIASTACAQLGGTMPATPRAGSAAVANHMADASIRIRAWTDEGGTKIHEYATGDGLIFAYTWEGPTMPNLDGLLGRYSASYRAKAAELAGARNSLHASRVAQPDLIVDSGGQMRSYVGRAWLPTVIPPGISPADLQ
- a CDS encoding DUF3443 domain-containing protein, translated to MVLVSVAALTGCGGGRGAEQPPIAAGPANPPSDEPPAPPSPSSPSVPQSSTPNVQPIAVNALPSRVRNMLTTSVTVCAPSTSECATIDNVQVDTGSSGLRILASALPASLELPAVAGAGAGGAAGVGTISGACGVFGSGYTWGAVRTADVRMAGQIAAALPIQVIADPSLPTVPSDCASSGPPMMSPATLRVNGILGVGLFATDCGSACTRNALPRWYYTCVSGGACTSGSQPLASQIGNPVADFAENNNGVIIELPAIPDTGVQSITGQLIFGIGTQANNTLGGATVIRTNTQTGRIVTKADGLTWPNSFIDSGSNGIFFAATLNQCGVWYCPPSSATQTATMTGTDGAAVTLSFPVGNAQTLFASANNAFDNLAGPSNTMFDWGLPFFFGRRVYTAIETRATAAGNGPYYAF
- a CDS encoding OmpA family protein, giving the protein MKQWVVVAAALATFSGCASEVAREKLDIRDPSVTQRGFGTPQDAAAGAAVKQWTDTYTPIKRRGATLDALQARLDQFGPKRDSYVGAKAQCWIDTGRAAFAARDEWGFVEESIGEATALIDGLESGMSASYSATGGAGAVDAVPVSDVSADHRKTAEASRLRTSVPVRPDLWAQLNALKADSRFAACPPAQKRAACAEVELTRAGHDAWTRAFSTAQQRTEHLQTPLREAEQALAACTVERPVPQEPEVISLSADALFEFGRGDLAAISDEGRRQLDRIAVRLHALDAIERLVVSGYTDRLGSDGYNLRLSWLRADTVRRYLADSGVSVPIDARGLGKAQPGSACAMRDRAALIDCLAGDRRVEIRVVGARSKG